GTGTTCATTCTGGTTGCCAAGCTTGTCACGATGGCGGTCGGCAATCATGTGATCGTCGGCACCATGCTGCTGCGCTTGTGCATGCTGCCCGGACTGGCGCTGCTGATCTGGGCTGCCCCCCGACTGGCCCGCCAGCTGGGCACCAGCGGCGCAACGGCCTTGTGGATCTGCGTTCTGAACCCATTGGTGCTGATCCACCTGATGGGCGGGGTCCACAACGAGATGTTGATGGTCGGCCTGATGGCCGCCGGCATCGCGCTGACCTTGCAGCGCCGCCATGTTCTGGGCATCACTCTGATCACGGTCGCGATCGCGGTCAAGGCCACCGCGGGGCTTGCCTTGCCGTTCCTGTTCTGGGTGTGGATGCGTCATCTGCGCGATCGCCGCGGATATCGGCCCGTCCAGGCGTTTTTGGTGGCCGCCGCGTCATCCCTGGTGATCTTCGTCGCGGTGTTCGCGGTGCTGTCGGCTGTGGCCGGCGTGGGCTTGGGCTGGCTGACCGCGCTGGCCGGCTCGGTGAAAATCATCAACTGGCTGACGGTGCCGACTGCTGCCGCGAACCTGATCCACGCCTTCGGCAGGAGTATCTTTGCGGTCGACTTCTACGCCCTGCTGCGGGTCACCCGGTTCATCGGAATCGCGGTCATCGCGGTGTCACTCCCGCTGTTGTGGTGGCGGTTTCGGCGCGATGACCGGGCCGCGCTGACGGGCATCGCCTGGTCGATGCTGATCGTGGTGTTGTTCGTTCCCGCCGCCCTGCCGTGGTACTACTCCTGGCCGCTGGCGGTGGCGGCCCCCCTGGCCCAGTCCCGACGGGCGATGGCAGCCATCGCGGGGTTCTCGACGTGGGTCATGGTGATCTTCAAGCCCGACGGATCGCACGGCATGTATTCATGGCTGCATTTCTGGATCGCTACCGCTTGCGCGTTGATGGCCTGGTACGCGCTCTACCGCGAGGCCGAACCGCGCGGCGACGGGGACGAGAAGCCGGTCCCCATGGAGCCGGCCGGTCAACGTTAGTAGGCCCCTAGCTAGGTGGGTGGTGTCGAGCACCCGGGTGGAGTCGAGTCTGTGGGGTCGCACGGCGATTTGACCGAGGTAGAGGAAGCCTTTTAGTAGCGGCGGTCGATGCGTCCTCAGTGGTGATCCAGCCGCTGGTGCCTTCTACGGCCCAGCGCCGAGGTTGGACGATGAACTTGTGGCCGGGCGTCGGCCCGGACACCACATCGACGGTGACAGCGGCCCGGCTGGCGGCGTGGTGACGGCCTGGCCGGTGTAGCCCCTGTCCGCCCGCACGTGGCTGATGGTCGGCGCGATCCGTCCCGTTGT
This is a stretch of genomic DNA from Mycobacterium lacus. It encodes these proteins:
- a CDS encoding alpha-(1->6)-mannopyranosyltransferase A, with amino-acid sequence MVTAAKDSVTQYLSRLRAFAIAPEARPARLGCLGAVLITVGGLGAGSTKPHDPLLESMHLSWLRFGHGLVLSSILLWAGVGLMVIAWLVLGRRLLADPGPNSATEFTMRATTAFWLAPLLLSVPVFSRDTYSYLAQGALLRDGFDPYAVGPVANPNALLDNVSPIWTITTAPYGPVFILVAKLVTMAVGNHVIVGTMLLRLCMLPGLALLIWAAPRLARQLGTSGATALWICVLNPLVLIHLMGGVHNEMLMVGLMAAGIALTLQRRHVLGITLITVAIAVKATAGLALPFLFWVWMRHLRDRRGYRPVQAFLVAAASSLVIFVAVFAVLSAVAGVGLGWLTALAGSVKIINWLTVPTAAANLIHAFGRSIFAVDFYALLRVTRFIGIAVIAVSLPLLWWRFRRDDRAALTGIAWSMLIVVLFVPAALPWYYSWPLAVAAPLAQSRRAMAAIAGFSTWVMVIFKPDGSHGMYSWLHFWIATACALMAWYALYREAEPRGDGDEKPVPMEPAGQR